From a single bacterium genomic region:
- a CDS encoding acyl-CoA/acyl-ACP dehydrogenase — protein sequence MSTNWKEALERIASEVVAAHAAEVDSYGKFPHEAVNALADAGLLGAVSAKEVGGLALGPRGASTIVRRVSRECGSTGMVVCMHFCGAAVLEAHGDTETRRAAASGKHLSTLAFSEAGSRSHFWAPVSTAEPNSSGVVLNAKKSWITSASKATAYVWSSRPLAAEGLSTIWLVPANANGLKVQGPFNGLGLRGNDSSPAIAEGVHVPHSAMLGEDGKGFDIMMGVVLPLFNVLNASCSIGLMEGAIARVSKHAGTKYEYSGIALAELPTIRSYVARMQIKADMAAALLDDTLNAIESNRPDTMLRVLECKAAAGETATEVLDIAMRVCGGIAFRKDVGVERYFRDTRAAGVMAPTTDVLYDFIGKAVTGLPLF from the coding sequence TTGAGTACGAATTGGAAGGAAGCGCTCGAACGAATTGCGAGCGAGGTGGTTGCCGCACATGCGGCGGAAGTGGACAGCTATGGCAAGTTCCCGCATGAGGCAGTCAACGCATTGGCCGACGCGGGATTGCTCGGTGCGGTGAGCGCAAAAGAAGTCGGTGGCCTCGCGTTGGGGCCGCGGGGGGCAAGCACAATCGTACGCCGTGTTTCGCGGGAATGCGGCTCAACCGGCATGGTGGTGTGCATGCACTTCTGCGGAGCCGCCGTTCTCGAAGCGCACGGCGACACAGAAACTCGCAGGGCAGCTGCATCGGGAAAACATCTCTCGACGCTCGCCTTTAGCGAAGCCGGCTCGCGCAGCCATTTCTGGGCGCCCGTCAGCACGGCGGAGCCCAATTCCAGCGGCGTCGTCTTAAATGCCAAGAAGAGTTGGATAACCTCGGCCTCGAAAGCCACTGCCTATGTGTGGTCTTCGAGGCCGCTTGCTGCAGAGGGGTTAAGCACGATTTGGCTTGTACCCGCCAACGCAAACGGACTCAAAGTGCAGGGCCCATTCAACGGTCTCGGTCTGCGCGGCAACGACTCCTCGCCGGCCATTGCCGAAGGCGTGCATGTTCCGCATAGCGCCATGCTCGGTGAAGATGGCAAAGGCTTCGACATCATGATGGGCGTTGTGCTGCCCTTGTTCAATGTGCTGAATGCAAGCTGCTCGATAGGTCTGATGGAAGGAGCCATTGCGCGTGTTTCGAAACATGCCGGAACGAAATATGAGTATTCAGGAATTGCGCTGGCCGAGTTGCCGACCATTCGCAGTTACGTTGCCCGCATGCAAATCAAGGCGGACATGGCCGCCGCTTTGCTTGACGACACGCTGAACGCAATTGAGTCCAATCGTCCGGACACGATGCTGCGAGTGCTTGAATGCAAAGCGGCAGCCGGAGAAACCGCGACGGAAGTGCTCGATATCGCCATGCGTGTCTGCGGCGGCATTGCGTTTCGCAAGGACGTTGGAGTGGAACGCTATTTTCGCGACACCCGCGCGGCAGGTGTCATGGCGCCGACCACGGATGTCCTGTATGACTTTATCGGCAAGGCCGTCACAGGTCTGCCGCTATTCTAA
- a CDS encoding DUF1330 domain-containing protein, translated as MAMQITDSEGYTTYRKHMMPLLEEYGGRFDYDFKVSEVLKKCCDVEINRVFMIVFPSKQHSIEFFADPRYQQVRKQYFESSVGSVTQIAEYEGE; from the coding sequence ATGGCGATGCAGATAACTGATTCGGAAGGCTATACGACTTATCGCAAGCACATGATGCCGCTTTTGGAGGAGTACGGCGGGAGATTCGACTATGATTTCAAAGTTAGTGAAGTGCTGAAAAAATGCTGCGATGTGGAAATCAATCGCGTGTTCATGATTGTGTTTCCATCGAAGCAACATTCCATAGAGTTTTTTGCCGACCCGCGCTACCAACAAGTTCGGAAACAATATTTTGAAAGCTCCGTGGGAAGTGTAACACAAATCGCGGAATACGAAGGTGAATAG